One genomic segment of Impatiens glandulifera chromosome 6, dImpGla2.1, whole genome shotgun sequence includes these proteins:
- the LOC124942612 gene encoding uncharacterized protein LOC124942612, which translates to MEKNEDDWVKAALANDDIVVQFLLNLKQSNKIDTPTVLPLDWTVRQLRTKKPPPPLRSSPTTPLSWSYATATESCGGGGSGDGLEESSRHSLPKRSESSRSKVSGPGGTTITLSKKPRKKKTLAELKEDEDLLLKERRNLKRELAALHINLEKERVNNERLKRLKMETQETQAKENTSVSISPLKIEASNDPVSSIFSTCSRIGEQFSVPTTTCRQQEFKDVGFLIPDLNMPFEDGFACEVQAGAAS; encoded by the exons ATGGAGAAGAACGAAGACGATTGGGTAAAGGCAGCCCTGGCTAACGATGATATAGTAGTCCAATTCCTCTTGAATCTTAAACAATCAAACAAGATCGACACGCCGACCGTTCTTCCACTCGATTGGACCGTAAGACAGCTCCGTACGAAGAAACCGCCGCCGCCTCTTAGGTCAAGTCCTACCACACCGCTCTCTTGGAGCTACGCCACCGCTACAGAGAGCTGCGGCGGCGGAGGATCTGGTGACGGATTAGAAGAATCCAGTCGTCATTCACTTCCTAAACGCAGTGAATCATCGAGATCTAAG GTTAGTGGTCCAGGTGGAACAACTATAACCTTGTCAAAGAAACCCAGAAAGAAAAAG ACTTTAGCAGAGCTTAAAGAAGATGAAGACTTGCTTCTCAAGGAAAGAAGGAATTTGAAAAGG GAATTGGCAGCATTGCACATCAATTTGGAGAAAGAAAGAGTCAATAATGAAAGGCTTAAGAGACTAAAG ATGGAAACACAAGAAACCCAAGCCAAGGAAAATACATCTGTTTCAATCAGCCCCCTTAAAATCGAAGCATCTAATGATCCGGTTTCATCAATCTTCTCTACATGCTCTAGAATTGGTGAACAATTTTCAGTGCCAACCACAACTTGCAGACAACAAGAATTCAAGGATGTAGGCTTTCTCATACCCGATTTGAATATGCCATTTGAAGATGGTTTCGCATGCGAGGTTCAAGCTGGAGCTGCGAGCTAA